In one Perca fluviatilis chromosome 7, GENO_Pfluv_1.0, whole genome shotgun sequence genomic region, the following are encoded:
- the LOC120562681 gene encoding uncharacterized protein LOC120562681 has translation MKKTFACDESMIITIPIGSLRDAGEGQLMPEKFQCVYKDSYKIFVIKGKPKPLGAAQTIAGVFIVALGLIFTQTEYFIMLYTLPSVLFMVCGMLSYAAGQSPNMHVTKLSFSLNIVSLFWSVAAVCLCINSFLHSPKSKVQEGIQGLILTLLVVEKLIAIFLIYWLSKAVCRQHFNTLPIILLKQGD, from the exons ATGAAGAAGACATTTGCATGTGATGAATCAATGATCATCACCATTCCCATTGGGAGTCTGAGGGATGCTGGAGAGGGACAACTGATGCCGGAGAAATTCCAGTGCGTGTACAAAGATTCCTACAAGATCTTTGTTATTAAGGGGAAACCCAAACCTCTTGGA GCAGCCCAAACCATCGCTGGTGTGTTCATTGTTGCACTCGGCCTGATTTTTACTCAGACAGAATACTTCATCATGCTCTACACTTTACCCAGTGTTCTG TTTATGGTCTGTGGTATGCTGTCCTATGCTGCTGGACAATCTCCAAACATGCATGTG ACAAAGCTGTCATTCTCTCTGAACATCGTCAGCCTCTTCTGGTCAGTTGCGGCAGTTTGTCTCTGCATAAACAGTTTTCTTCATTCACCAAAGAGCAAG GTCCAGGAAGGAATCCAAGGACTGATTTTGACTCTGCTGGTTGTTGAAAAGTTAATAGCCATTTTCTTGATCTACTGGTTAAGTAAGGCTGTATGCAGACAACATTTCAACACTTTG ccCATCATCCTGCTGAAACAGGGAGACTGA
- the si:ch211-269k10.4 gene encoding uncharacterized protein si:ch211-269k10.4, which yields MACADIDMDINEADVAPRRAGLRESPLVRHYQATELVPDNKGPLHDLLQKQPAVLGSLQIVSGLLSVGVGILFAVTQEMKQSLFTLFRVSQLTGALFIIAGIVSNLLFKYPVLLPVSLMVNCGCIIVAVVSACLISVDLAHWSTENDQHLRMELLELLVLGLEVFLSTILCFWFAKEKRAKSP from the exons ATGGCCTGTGCCGACATTGACATGGACATCAATGAAGCTGATGTGGCGCCACGCAGAGCCGGGCTGAGAGAGTCGCCATTAGTGCGACATTACCAGGCTACAGAGCTCGTGCCAGACAACAAAGGGCCGCTGCATGACCTGCTGCAGAAACAACCTGCTGTGTTGGGG TCTCTGCAGATAGTGAGCGGTCTCCTCAGTGTTGGAGTGGGAATTCTTTTTGCAGTAACTCAGGAGATGAAACAGTCCCTTTTCACTCTGTTCAGAGTTTCCCAGCTGACTGGAGCACTC TTCATCATTGCTGGAATTGTTTCCAACCTGTTGTTCAAATATCCAGTATTACTACCT GTGTCCCTCATGGTTAACTGTGGCTGTATTATTGTAGCTGTAGTTTCAGCGTGTCTGATAAGTGTTGACCTGGCTCACTGGAGTACAGAAAATGATCAGCATTTGAGG ATGGAGTTGCTGGAACTTCTTGTATTGGGGCTCGAGGTTTTTCTCTCTACAATCCTCTGCTTCTGGTTCGCTAAAGAGAAACGTGCCAAATCCCCATGA